The DNA segment GGGTACATGGCGTACTCTCGAATCACCTACAGTGGAACCGGATCTTGAGCATCCTGTGTGCGTTGCCAGTGCTGCAAAACTTCTCAGCCTACAAAGTCCTGCACCTGAAGCATCATAAGCATCTTGGTATAGAAGGCGACCCAGATCACTACAAGAACTATACCCAATGGAATGGGTTGGTTTTTGCCATGCACTGGGGACGGTTACTGATTGGCTATCCCGTGTATATCGTTGCAATTCCGATTCTGGGATTTCGACAGGGAAATGCAGTGGAGCGACTTAGGATTGCGATCGAGGTTGTCCTACTTGGACTTATGGTAATCACAGTGCTACTATCGCCTGTTCCCACAGCCTTCCTGATTCATGGCTGGCTGCTCCCGATGCTGTTGATCAACACGATGGTCAACATTCGCGGCATGAGTCAACATACTCTGCTTGATCGCGAATCGGATTTGATTCGGGGTACGCGCACCATCGTGACAAATCCCGTCACTCGATTCTTCATGTGTAACGAGAACTATCACCTGGAACACCACTTGTATCCAGCAGTGCCTTGGTATAACCTCCCGCGTTTGCATCAGGAACTCAAGGAAGAGCTGGTGTCGCAGGGCGCACCCTACATTCCGTCCTACTTCACCTTCGTGCATGATTTTGTCATCGCCAGTTTTCGTCGGACTACAGTCGGTAGCGTCAAGCTGAAGGCTGAAGTGTAATTGGATGTTTATTTGTCTAGAGCATAAATAAATTTAGGGGCTTCTCGACAATTACTTAAGGTATTTTCATCCTTACTCGCTACGCTGCTAGCGCACGCAAAGCGATAGCGGTAGCTACGTAGGGATCGTCTGCTATCGCTATCGCTAACATCCTTCATACTTTTTGGTCACCACCGGTATCCGTTGAGAATGGAGCCACCTATGCAAGCACTAGAAGAGAAATCCGTTATAACGACAAAAATTTCAACCACTCCTGAACTGACTTGGGAAGACTTGGCTACAATGCCGACATTGGAAGCCGCCGTGTTGCGGGTAGCAGAAGTTTACGATTTCCATCACCATCCTTACCTGATTTGGATGCAAACCGATTCCACATCCCGCGAAGCCTTTCGTCAGAGCCAACTGCCATTTCGATTTGCGGTGGAGTCGTTTTCGCAGGCACTCGCGGCAGTGCTGGCGCGGATACCACTGCTGGAGGCACGGCTACCGTTGGCAGAAAATGTAGCAGAGGAACATGGACATGGCAATCGCCTGCGTTCCCATAAGTATACATTTGGTCAATATCTGCAATCGTTGGGTGCAACCGCCGCAGAACTGGAAACGCCCTGTATCACCCCGGTTCTAGCCTTTAACCAATCGATTCTGACCTACTGTCTATCCCAACCTGGAGAAGCAGGAGCAGCCTTGTTAGGTATCATTGAGTATCTTTATGTGGACATCAGTGCGGCGATCGCTCGTACCGTAAATCATCGGGGCTGGGTGGCTCCCGGTAGCCAATCTCACTACGCCGTGCATGAAAAACTCGATACCGAACACGCTAGAGATTTGCTGATGCTAGCAGCACCTACCTGGAATGAGTCGCGTTCCCGTACCCAGGTTGTGCAAGGACTCGTTCTCGGCGCACACTATTTTTGGAGCCTGTACCGTGATTTGTAGCCCCTTGTCTGAGATTGCCTTTTCCCAGGCACGGGAAGACCCCAGGATTGAGTTACGGGTCATCGAGCAGTTAAAGGAGCGACAGGGACATCCGTTGCGAGTCTTGCTGGTTGCCTCTGGGGGTTGTACGGCTCTGAGTTTGCTCGCTAGTCCAGCCGTGGCGCAGATTGAAGCGGTTGACCTGAACCTCGCCCAACTTCATTTAGTTGAGTTGCGACGACAAGCCTTGTTGCACTTGCCCCTAGATGAACAACTACGACTTATAGGAGCAGAGCTGAAGGCGAGTGAGACGGAGCGACTGAGGCTCTACGAACGAGTGCGCCTGCAACTTCCAGACACAACACAGGCATTTTGGGACGCACGGCAAGACCAGATCGCTTTTGGTGTGAATCGCGTGGGTCGCTTTGAGCAGCTGTTTCGGGAACTCTCCAGCTATTTTGCCACTTTTGGGTTAGACCCACTTCGCTCTCCTATAACTGCCCTCCAGCATCCCCGATGGCGAGATAGTTTTGAGACGGTATTCGAGCGCAGCAAACTGGCAGGAACATTTGGGGAAGCAGCCGTGAACTATTCGATGGATCGTAGTTTTGGGGAGCATTTCGCCGATGTATTTGCGATCGCCTTACAGCAATTTGTTCCTACTGAAAATTACTTTGTAACTCAGGTATGGGGCGATTGCTATACCAGTGGAATGGATGGCGTGCCTATCTATCTGCAACAACCTGCCCAAACGTCCATTCACGCCTTGGGTACTGATCGACTGAGGCTACACCACGGTGCCTTTGCCGAGAAAATGCAGCAATTAGCAGAGTTTAGTAAGTTTGACCTGATCCAGTTTTCTAATATCTCCGACTGGATGCCTTTGTCTGATCTGCATACCATGCTAACGAGTGCAGTACACAGCTTGAAGCCGGGTGGTGCATTGATTGGACGACGACTTAATGGCGATCATCATCTGGCGTCGGTCATGGCTGACCATCTTCTGGTCGATGACTCACTCAGTACCCAATTGCTGGGATCTGATCGCTCCTTTTTCTACCGGGAAGTTGTAGTTGGGTTTCGCCATGAAATTTCATCGGCTCTCGCCTGAAGAACGCCTGCATTTTCAGCCTGGAATTGTGGCGATCGAGCAAGCCGCTACTTATCCCCTCGGTAATGATTTTTTCCAGTTAGATCATGGGAGCGATTACTTTGCTTTTTTTGATCGCCTCGGTGAAGTGAACTACTACGTGGTTCTAGATGGCGATAGCGCAGATCGCGTTGCAGCAGTCGGAGCAGGTGTGCTGCGCCAGATTCCTTACTATCAGGGTGAGGTCGTTCGTCCTGCTTGGTATCTGTGCGATTTGAAAGTTCATCCCGATTACCAGCACCAACATCTATCCCTGCGACTCTTGCGCTATGCCCTCGATTCGGACATTCTCCGTTGCGATCGAGGCTACACCATCTCCATGAATCCAGGCGTTAGCCAAGCCTCCTTGCAGGAGAATCGCAGCCCCAACCGCCTAGTCCGCATTTTAGAACGGTTCGCTCCAATAAAGTTTCGTTGCACAACCACGTTAGGAATATACAGCCTAAATGGAGAAGATATGCACGTTCTGACACCTCTGCTCGTTGAACATCGAGGCACAATTTCTTATCTGTCACTTCAGGGAGTGAAAGACTTGAGACTTCAGAGTACTAAGCAAATCTTGCCACTGCTGCATATCCAGTGGGGAGCTACGGCGAACAAGGGCATTTCAGAGCCGTTACCGGGATATGTGCATATGTTTTGTGTGCCAGAGAATGACGATTTGGCATTGGCACTTGCCTCTCGAAGTATCTATCCGACGGCAAGCGCCAGTGTAGTTAGTCACGGCATGGATGAGAGCGATTGGCGCTTTATCCTAACCAGTGATATATAAACTACCGTATGACAAGTATTATGACCACTTTTAGGGAAGACCAGTCCTATTCCTCTCTCGCGTTCCTGGCTCATTAACGGTCACGAATGCTGCCATGTACGATGCGACAGGCGTGACAGCCTCACACGACAGGATAACGCGACAGTCCGACAAGTCGTATGACAGATCCACATGACAAGCTAGAACGAGAAAATACTAAAGCATTTGTTGAGGGTTGATAAATACCTTGGTGTTGTCAATATTCACTTTTAAGGGAGTAAGAGGAGACAGTAGTGATGAATATTTTTTTCCAACTGATTGATTGAACTGATTATGCGATCGCTTACAGATTCATTGGTGGAAGAAATCAATGCTGCGCTAACAGTAGCTATCGATAATTTTTTCATCATAGTTGAGATAAGCATTTTTACGATTTCTCCAAAAAGGTGAATATTGATACTAAGGATGCTCAGAAGTACGCTTCGTTATAAATTTTTGATTAGCATAAACTACCCATTAATATCTATAAAACTTATTTATGGCGGTAATTTTGCACTTATCTAAGTGCTTAGGCTCTTTCCAGAAATTTAACCTGTGGAATGTGCGATCGCTTGGGTTTAGACTAATAATCTTGACATTCGCATAATTCTAATTTGTCAATACCTATCTTGCAAAGTTCATAGAGCTTCAACACAACTTTTTCGGTTCATGACGGATAGAAGCCCCTAACCATAAGCCTTTGAGCTAAACCAAAGCTCTTAGTAACGATATGTTATCTATCTTTAGACATATTCTTTCGATGAAGATTACTTGAAAACACTGACATCACGGATCGGAATATGCCAGATTGGGTTCAGAGTTAAGTTCTATCGCAGCAGAACATAACTGGACATTGGACAATCTGCCCAGTGTTTTTAATAATTAGTTTGGGGAAAACATGAGAATAGTTAAAAGTGTTTTAGTCAAGATTCAAGTAGTTGCCTTCACTGGGCTTGTAGCTACTTTGATGCTGCCAGCAGCACCGGCTTCTGCACAGTCAAAAATTCCTCAAAGTGAAATGTCTTATTGCGCTGCAAAGCTGACTGGTCAAACACCAGGGTCGCGGATTAATTTGCGTTCCGGCCCTGGCACAAATTATCAGCAGAAAGGCTATGGACTTGTAGGTGATAGCGTTCATATATTAAAGGCGGGTAATACTCCTCAAGATTTAGCATTCGCCAAGGATCGCCAAGGTGCGACATGGTACAAGGTTGGTTTTCCTAAAAGTGGCGCTCGTGGCTGGGTTCGCCAAGACTTCATGACTCCTGAATGCTTTGGCTAACATGAAACCATTCTGCCTTCCACGAATTGGGAAAGCCTTGGAGACATAAAATAAAAAGCCCCTGTTGCTTCCGAGCAGGGGCTTTTTTATTGGCTATTGGCTGAAGGGGCGATCGCACTTGTGGAAGATTGGCTTGTCGTCAGAGGCTTGTCACTGGGGCCGCTGCTGTGTCCCATCCGAAAAGGCGGACGGGTGGAACTGCGGCGGATGACTCCCCAGGCTGTGTTATTGATTGTGCAAAAACGCGCTACTGAGGCTGGGGTAGCGGCGTTCTCGCCCCACGATTTTAGGAGAACATTTTGTTCAGACCTCCTCGATGCTGGCACTGATATTGTCACGGTGCAGAAACTCGCGGGACACGCATCACCAGTGACGACGGCGAAGTATGACCGACGGGGGGAAGAGACGAAGCGAAAAGCTGTGGAGCGGTTGGAGATTCCTTATACTCGGCGGGGGTGAGGGTGCGATCGCTTTCAATCCCAGGCAATCCTCTAGAACTGCCGAATAGCGATCGCTCCTTTCGCATTCCCACGCAGCGATTAACGCAGCTCTACCAAAAATCCCTATTTCTTCTGGGGTGGGGACGTTCTCAATTCGAGTAGCTTGGAAACAGGGCTTTTTTTTTTGCGCCTGTCTACTTCGTGGTTCAATAGGTGCGATCGCTTCTCTCAAGCAGCTGTATTGTAAATACTGCGTCCTGCCCCTGAGTAAGACTCGTAGACGTGTTGATAGACTTCTTCGCACTTGCGCTGATATACCTCAGCTGGATAGCTTTCGGGCAGTTGGTCTAAAATCTCTTCAATTGCAACTTTGACTGCTGCCTTTGATTGCTGTCTTCTGCGCCAATCTAACACCAGTTTTTCCTGCTTGAGGGTTTCTAACAGTTCCTTTGCCACCCTCTTAACTTTCAGCTTATCCTTCTGGGTTAAGGTGATGTCGGGTTTCGTCAGCAGGTCAACAATTGCCAGTTCTTCTTCTTCCAGATTCTCGGATATTGCCCGTTTATCCTCAACCTTGAGTTCTTGGGCAAACTCCACCAACTCGGTAAAGAATGCCTCGACGTTGCGAGAACCAGCATTGTATTCATCAATCATCTGCTGGAACTTGTCCAAGTAATTCATCCGGCTTTTGTTGAGACGTACCATCTGGGTTAGCCGGACGCTAATTGTCCCTTTTAGCTTCTCGGCTTCAGTGTTTTTGTAGCCAGACTCAAACTGGGCTTTGAGTGCATCAAAGTCAATTTGGCTGAGGTCAATGAGTTGGTTAGATTGTGGAATGACATAATTTAAGGTGCCGATGGACTCGTCGAGAATTTCCTCAACGGCGGCTTTGACTTCGGAAATGTCCACCGGGGAAGCTAGGTTTTTGATTTTCTTGGTAATTTGACCCAAGGTATACAAAGTTGGATTGAACTCGCCTGCTGCTGGGTCTGGGAGAATCGCTTTGTAGAGTTTAGTGACGTTCTGAGTTAATGCCAGATACCGCTGCTTGGAATCGTCGTTTACTAGGATGGCTTCGACTGCATCATCCCACACCTTGGTACGGGCAAAGGCTTGGGTAGT comes from the Funiculus sociatus GB2-C1 genome and includes:
- a CDS encoding iron-containing redox enzyme family protein gives rise to the protein MQALEEKSVITTKISTTPELTWEDLATMPTLEAAVLRVAEVYDFHHHPYLIWMQTDSTSREAFRQSQLPFRFAVESFSQALAAVLARIPLLEARLPLAENVAEEHGHGNRLRSHKYTFGQYLQSLGATAAELETPCITPVLAFNQSILTYCLSQPGEAGAALLGIIEYLYVDISAAIARTVNHRGWVAPGSQSHYAVHEKLDTEHARDLLMLAAPTWNESRSRTQVVQGLVLGAHYFWSLYRDL
- a CDS encoding DUF3419 family protein, coding for MICSPLSEIAFSQAREDPRIELRVIEQLKERQGHPLRVLLVASGGCTALSLLASPAVAQIEAVDLNLAQLHLVELRRQALLHLPLDEQLRLIGAELKASETERLRLYERVRLQLPDTTQAFWDARQDQIAFGVNRVGRFEQLFRELSSYFATFGLDPLRSPITALQHPRWRDSFETVFERSKLAGTFGEAAVNYSMDRSFGEHFADVFAIALQQFVPTENYFVTQVWGDCYTSGMDGVPIYLQQPAQTSIHALGTDRLRLHHGAFAEKMQQLAEFSKFDLIQFSNISDWMPLSDLHTMLTSAVHSLKPGGALIGRRLNGDHHLASVMADHLLVDDSLSTQLLGSDRSFFYREVVVGFRHEISSALA
- a CDS encoding SH3 domain-containing protein, with product MRIVKSVLVKIQVVAFTGLVATLMLPAAPASAQSKIPQSEMSYCAAKLTGQTPGSRINLRSGPGTNYQQKGYGLVGDSVHILKAGNTPQDLAFAKDRQGATWYKVGFPKSGARGWVRQDFMTPECFG
- a CDS encoding fatty acid desaturase family protein produces the protein MQNNQLAAALSGNLQVVPEASSIDTLEKPKVSAELLTELHCLAGHHYRLPTFVMFYAVAASTAFLLAKAIATPWCYVACLPLYLLAAASLHGISLFTHEGVHGVLSNHLQWNRILSILCALPVLQNFSAYKVLHLKHHKHLGIEGDPDHYKNYTQWNGLVFAMHWGRLLIGYPVYIVAIPILGFRQGNAVERLRIAIEVVLLGLMVITVLLSPVPTAFLIHGWLLPMLLINTMVNIRGMSQHTLLDRESDLIRGTRTIVTNPVTRFFMCNENYHLEHHLYPAVPWYNLPRLHQELKEELVSQGAPYIPSYFTFVHDFVIASFRRTTVGSVKLKAEV